The following nucleotide sequence is from Halococcus saccharolyticus DSM 5350.
GGTGTGGTCGAGGAGCCGAACGTCGCGAGCTACACGTTCAAAGAACACGTGGGATCGTTCCAGATCGGCCACCTCGCGGGCCTGCTCACGACCCGCGAGATGAGCGCGGGTGCGGGCGAAACCAACCCCGAAAACGCGACGCTCGGATTCGTCGGCGGCGAGGAGGTCCCGTTGATCAAGAAGTTCCAGGCCGGGTTCGAGGCGGGTGCGAAACACGCGAACGAGGAGGCGAACGTGCGGGTCGCGTACACCGGTTCGTTCTCCGATCCCGGTGCAGGCAAGGAGGCTGCGGTCTCGATGTACGACAACGGCGCGGACATCGTCTACCACGCCGCCGGCGGAAGCGGTATCGGCGTGTTTCAGGCCGCCCAGGGACAGGGTCGGTACGCCATCGGTGTCGACTCCGACCAGTCGGTAAGCTCGCCGAAGTTCTCCGACGTGATCCTCGCGAGCATGGTCAAAAAGGTCAACAACGCCGTGTTCCGGTCGATCGAGAACGTCGCTAACGACAGCTTCAACGGCGGTAGTGTGACGACTCTCGGTCTCGAAGGGAACGGCGTCGAGGCGGTCTACGGCCAGGAACTCGGCCCAGAGATCCCCGAGGAGGTCAAACAGTCCCTGGAAGAGTCCCAGGAGAAGATCATCGCGGGCGACATCTCGGTGCCACAAGAGCCCGGCCAGGTCGAGTGAGTGGCCGACGAACGATTCATGCCACGGACGACGTGGGAGGTCCGATGACGAACGCAGTCGAACTCCGAGAGATCACCAAGCGCTTCCCGGGAGTGATCGCTAACGACGACGTCTCGCTCGCGGTCGAATCCGGTACTGTCCACGCGCTGCTCGGCGAGAACGGCGCAGGCAAGTCGACGTTGATGAACGTGCTCTACGGGCTCTACGAGCCCGATGCGGGCACCATCGAGCTCGACGGACAGTCCAGAACGTTCGACTCTCCACGGGACGCCATCGACGCCGGGATCGGGATGATCCATCAGCACTTCATGCTCGTCCCGCCGATGTCGGTGGCCGAAAACGTCGTACTTGGCCACGAACCCACGAAATGGGGCGGTCTCGCGACCGATCGCGGGCAGGCACGCGACGCGGTCCGGGAGCTCGCCGAACGCTACGGGTTCGCGGCCGACCCCGATGCGATGGTCGAGGACATCAGTGTCGGCGAACAACAGCGCGTCGAGATCCTGAAGGCGCTGTACCGGGGTGCTGACGTACTGATCCTCGACGAGCCCACGGGAGTGCTCACTCCCCAGGAGGTCGAGGAGCTGTTTGCCGTGTTCGAGGAGCTGACGGCGGAGGGGAAGACACTGATCTTCATCACCCACAAGCTCGGCGAGGCGATGGAGGCCGCCGACGATATCACGGTGCTCAGAGACGGCGTGAACGTCGGGACCGTGGATGCGGACGCCACCACCCGCGAGGAGCTCGCGGAGATGATGGTCGGCCGTGAAGTCGTGCTCGACGTCGACGCCGGCCCCGCCGATCCCGGCGATAGCGTCCTCTCGGT
It contains:
- a CDS encoding BMP family lipoprotein, with the translated sequence MRTSPDRRRFLQIAGAAGIAGLAGCTSGGGGSGSGNDSGGSNGSAGSNGSGGNGSNATGNASGGSGSGSDMNVGMVYAKGGLGDKSFNDSANRGVKRAADELGVSFNNAQPEQNSDFPTFQRRFAQQTNPAYDLICCIGFAQVSGLQDVAPNFSDQNFMLVDGVVEEPNVASYTFKEHVGSFQIGHLAGLLTTREMSAGAGETNPENATLGFVGGEEVPLIKKFQAGFEAGAKHANEEANVRVAYTGSFSDPGAGKEAAVSMYDNGADIVYHAAGGSGIGVFQAAQGQGRYAIGVDSDQSVSSPKFSDVILASMVKKVNNAVFRSIENVANDSFNGGSVTTLGLEGNGVEAVYGQELGPEIPEEVKQSLEESQEKIIAGDISVPQEPGQVE